In the Lepidochelys kempii isolate rLepKem1 chromosome 4, rLepKem1.hap2, whole genome shotgun sequence genome, TTGAACCTAGGGTCAGTTGTATATTTTTACACTGAAATGATTCAATTCTGTGGTTTTGTATGGCTTATACCAGAAATGGGGAAACTCTGGTTTTTGTAGCCATGCTTTGAGATTCATTTGAACATGAAACTTGAGGTGTGTGAAAGCCCTTGAGTCAACTGAAGAAAACCTTCACGTGAACTATATTGTTACATGCTGGCTTTGTGTGAGTGATGCTACGCTCTTGTTTGTGGCCCATGGGAACGATATGGGCCTTATTACTACCAGAAGCCAAGGGAGTTCTTCTTCAGTTCAGGTGGTAAAGGACTGTGTTTTAGCAGCTAAATGATcagagttctagtcccagctcctgttTTTTGTGCTTTATACAATAATTGTCTGTTCTGTACAACACATGCATTCATTAGTGTTTCACACAGCTCCAGAACTAAGTTTACTATGAAGGTGTTAGAAAGAAATCTCCATCTAATACTCCTCATCCTCTTCGTAATCTTCCCCCGCGGTTGCAGCTTCCAGCGCTGCAAGAGCTTCTGCCACCTCtgcgtcctcctcctcctcctcctcttcaattTTTGCATTAATTTCTTTATGGTTAATGTGCTTTTCCTCTTGTGCTTCTGTTATGAGGCCCTCAGATGTACGACCATCAGGCATGTCCTCTTTGACGCATATATTTACAGACTCAGTTTTAAGAGCTTTCTCCACTGAATCATAATTTTCCTTCATGCACAAAGGCAGGCTTAGGCCAGGGTCCTCACCCTTATTTATCACTATAGACGCTGCATTTTGGTCTGAATGTGTGTAATTGTCTGAAAAACTGTCCTTTTCAGGAGCATTATAGTTTCTGGTTTGGCTATCACGTGGGAGGTAATCCAGGTCTGGTAATTGGATGGCATCGTTTTGGGTCTCCAGTATTGCACTTTCTGTGAGAGAGCTGTTTTCTCCTGCAGACTGCGAGTTCTCATCTCGAGAATGTTCTGGCTCTTCTGAGTCTGGCTTCTTGTGATTGCCTGTTTCTGGGTCACAGTCTTTGCCAGATTCATTTGGTAAAGAGAGTCCATTGGTGCAGAGGTCTCTTGTCCTGTTGGCTAAAGAAGAACTTGCTGACTGGCTGGAATTTCCATGTCTGACGGTTTCTTTGATTCGGTTTGTGTTGTGATTAGGAAAGGGATGCGTACCACTACAGGAATTGACACCACTGTGAGCATTGTCAAACTTTTCAATGCAGTTTCCTAGCCCTTCCTCGTGAAGAGCAGTTCCTTTGTGGTTCCAGAAGGCCTCTTTTGTGTTATTGaacctgtttttattttctgttctctttaACTCATCATTTTGCAGTTCATTTTTATGCACTGGAGTTTCATTGTTCTGATCGCCTTTGAATTTATTGCCGTCTGGTTTGTAACTGTTTACTTCATTGGGGTATCTCGAGGATTGTACATCTTCTGGATCAAAGATATAGCTGGGGAAAGGAGAATTTTACCAGTTAATATTTTCTCTGTTAGAAACTGAAAACTGCTTACACCCAAGTCTGATGTGTTGAGATTAAACAACTA is a window encoding:
- the PGCKA1 gene encoding uncharacterized protein C4orf19 homolog isoform X1, which codes for MLARMREKAGKREQHCKSTALSDVTTQPDVKIMISQLPLPICYIFDPEDVQSSRYPNEVNSYKPDGNKFKGDQNNETPVHKNELQNDELKRTENKNRFNNTKEAFWNHKGTALHEEGLGNCIEKFDNAHSGVNSCSGTHPFPNHNTNRIKETVRHGNSSQSASSSLANRTRDLCTNGLSLPNESGKDCDPETGNHKKPDSEEPEHSRDENSQSAGENSSLTESAILETQNDAIQLPDLDYLPRDSQTRNYNAPEKDSFSDNYTHSDQNAASIVINKGEDPGLSLPLCMKENYDSVEKALKTESVNICVKEDMPDGRTSEGLITEAQEEKHINHKEINAKIEEEEEEEDAEVAEALAALEAATAGEDYEEDEEY
- the PGCKA1 gene encoding uncharacterized protein C4orf19 homolog isoform X3, with protein sequence MISQLPLPICYIFDPEDVQSSRYPNEVNSYKPDGNKFKGDQNNETPVHKNELQNDELKRTENKNRFNNTKEAFWNHKGTALHEEGLGNCIEKFDNAHSGVNSCSGTHPFPNHNTNRIKETVRHGNSSQSASSSLANRTRDLCTNGLSLPNESGKDCDPETGNHKKPDSEEPEHSRDENSQSAGENSSLTESAILETQNDAIQLPDLDYLPRDSQTRNYNAPEKDSFSDNYTHSDQNAASIVINKGEDPGLSLPLCMKENYDSVEKALKTESVNICVKEDMPDGRTSEGLITEAQEEKHINHKEINAKIEEEEEEEDAEVAEALAALEAATAGEDYEEDEEY
- the PGCKA1 gene encoding uncharacterized protein C4orf19 homolog isoform X2; translation: MGCRCCKMIKSYIFDPEDVQSSRYPNEVNSYKPDGNKFKGDQNNETPVHKNELQNDELKRTENKNRFNNTKEAFWNHKGTALHEEGLGNCIEKFDNAHSGVNSCSGTHPFPNHNTNRIKETVRHGNSSQSASSSLANRTRDLCTNGLSLPNESGKDCDPETGNHKKPDSEEPEHSRDENSQSAGENSSLTESAILETQNDAIQLPDLDYLPRDSQTRNYNAPEKDSFSDNYTHSDQNAASIVINKGEDPGLSLPLCMKENYDSVEKALKTESVNICVKEDMPDGRTSEGLITEAQEEKHINHKEINAKIEEEEEEEDAEVAEALAALEAATAGEDYEEDEEY